A single genomic interval of Corvus hawaiiensis isolate bCorHaw1 chromosome 5, bCorHaw1.pri.cur, whole genome shotgun sequence harbors:
- the ABRAXAS1 gene encoding BRCA1-A complex subunit Abraxas 1 has translation MEGESTSALLSGFVFGALAFQHLSTDSDTEGFLLGDVKGEAKNSITDSQMDDVEVVYTIDIQKHIPCYQLFSFYNSAGELNELALKKILSGCKKSVIGWYKFRRNTDQTMTFRERLLHKNLQSHLSNQGLVFLLLTSSVMTESCSTYRLEHALHRPQEGLFQKVPLVVTNLGMAEQQGYRTVSGSCVSSGFVRAVRQHRSEFFHEDGSLQEVHKINEMYATLQEELKKICFTVEVSERSVEKLLAEVSQLKEEIKRKKQQNCSGEDRNHTGEPKENVLLCQALQTFFPNSGLQTCIVSFKGQQISKNCCNIDHHINVMDKLTLMVEERDFTEAETRHLNKRKFRGTTTVTKSFKKSRSLQLHQESLQDQEDSDQERKFTLSSTETDEDLFEKNRDSNEYPHSPTF, from the exons GAAGGTTTTCTCCTCGGAGATGTGAAAGGTGAAGCCAAGAACAGCATTACAGACTCACAAATGGATGATGTTGAAGTTGTTTATACAATCG aTATACAGAAGCATATTCCATGCTACCAGTTGTTCAG cttttaCAATTCTGCAGGAGAACTGAATGAACTTGCCCTGAAGAAAATACTATCAGGCTGTAAGAAG AGTGTAATAGGATGGTACAAATTCAGACGCAACACAGACCAGACCATGACATTCCGGGAAAGACTTCTTCATAAAAACCTGCAGTCACACCTATCAAATCAGGGGCTTGTATTCCTCCTTTTAACCTCTAGTGTGATGACAGAAAGTTGTTCTACTTACAGACTGGAACATGCCCTACATCGGCCTCAGGAAGG TCTTTTCCAGAAAGTCCCTTTGGTGGTTACCAACTTGGGCATGGCAGAACAGCAAGGTTACAGAACAGTGTCTGGTTCCTGTGTATCCTCTGGTTTTGTGAGAGCTGTGAGACAACACAG GTCAGAATTCTTCCATGAAGATGGGTCCTTACAAGAGGTTCATAAGATAAATGAAATGTATGCCACCTTGCAGGAGGAACTGAAG AAAATATGCTTTACAGTAGAAGTCAGTGAACGATCTGTAGAGAAACTCTTAGCAGAGGTGAGccaattaaaagaagaaataaagaggaaaaagcaacaaaattgTTCAG gAGAAGACAGAAACCACACAGGAGAGCCAAAGGAGAATGTTCTCCTTTGTCAGGCACTGCAAACATTTTTCCCCAATTCTGGACTTCAGACATGCATTGTTTCCTTCAAAGGCCAACAGATATCCAAGAACTGCTGTAACATAGACCATCATATTAACGTCATGGACAAACTGACTCTCATGGTAGAGGAAAGAGACTTCACTGAAGCTGAAACAAGGCATCTAAACAAGCGTAAATTCAGAGGGACCACAACAGTTACAAAATCATTCAAGAAATCCAGATCATTGCAGCTTCACCAAGAATCACTTCAAGACCAAGAGGACAGTGACCAGGAAAGGAAGTTTACACTGAGTAGCACTGAAACAGATGAGgatttgtttgaaaaaaacagagattCAAATGAATACCCACATTCTCCTACTTTCTGA